The genome window TAGTTGTTCGTAAAGCCAGAGTCGATGGGCATCCGATGTTTCGATATGTTGGCCCAAGAGATTAACATTCCGTAGCCAGGCCTGGCGCAACAAATGACACAAGTATTTCCTTCCCTCATCTGATTGATAATCGCAGTAGCGAAGCTGTTGGAGAATAAGGAGGAGCGGGTGTTGAGCAGGCAGCTGTCGTTTCGCGAGTATTGTAGCATGATCCAAGAAAAGGGCCAAAAGTCGAAGATGGCCTCGGTCCACCATATCGTAGATTGTATCTAGCACATGCCAGATAAGGTCGGGGTGATCATCGCTCAACACAAATTCGAGCACGTAAAACCCTCTTCGTGCAGCCATACCAGCAAGGTCACCCTTTCCGTGGAACCAAAGGTCGAAAACAAGCTCGAAAATGCGGTACATTGTACGACTGTCTCGGATAGGGGGGGAGTTTGGGGTTGCTAGGTATTCTGACATAGGATCTGACATGACAGGAAAGATTTCTAGTTTGGATTGACTCCAGTTGAAGACGCCGCCGAGAACCTGTTCCAAATCAGAGTAGGGGCCAGTATTTGATGGCTGTATCAGAGCCATAGACGTAGTTGGATCATCTTGGTGCTCCTCTGgagaggctgaggatgaggatgagcttTGTTCGTCAAATGTACTCGTCCCGGAACATTCAGTAGTATCCAGAGGAGTGGAAGCTGCAGAGCCAGGTTGACCTTTCCGATATGTACGTTTTCTTAAGCCCCATTTCTTTAAACGCTTCTTGAACATCTGCTCCCTTTGAAAGACGAATCAGTTTTTGGACCTTGCTGGCACCACATGCGTGGATCCCACTCACGTTGCTGCGAAACCATATCTTGCCTGAAGGATTGCCATAGTCTCGTTCAGCTTTCGATTTTCCTGAATATATAGCTTCCTGATGACGTTGCGCATACTCTCCcactcctcctctgtgtgCTCCTTTGTGTAGGTCCTGTCATCTACCGCCGGCGGACAGCCCGGAAGCCGGGGGGCCAAGACTGGCAGAAGAGACGACATGATAACTTATCATGAAG of Fusarium oxysporum Fo47 chromosome I, complete sequence contains these proteins:
- a CDS encoding Clr5 domain-containing protein, whose product is MSSLLPVLAPRLPGCPPAVDDRTYTKEHTEEEWESMRNVIRKLYIQENRKLNETMAILQARYGFAATEQMFKKRLKKWGLRKRTYRKGQPGSAASTPLDTTECSGTSTFDEQSSSSSSASPEEHQDDPTTSMALIQPSNTGPYSDLEQVLGGVFNWSQSKLEIFPVMSDPMSEYLATPNSPPIRDSRTMYRIFELVFDLWFHGKGDLAGMAARRGFYVLEFVLSDDHPDLIWHVLDTIYDMVDRGHLRLLALFLDHATILAKRQLPAQHPLLLILQQLRYCDYQSDEGRKYLCHLLRQAWLRNVNLLGQHIETSDAHRLWLYEQLIWDGRTRLRRESELGKRQDAMYQALERMAEAQSQTSSSTDADQLRVEALRLEFTQMDVGDKKKAEELAINLLDLTRTEQGPRSNDRFHAYACKMLARVQESRQEWDTAEQNLRHAISKREVAHGANNNLRVIRDMWVLAAHYQKAGRQADANKITADALSRAQRYLEQDVE